One stretch of Streptomyces peucetius DNA includes these proteins:
- a CDS encoding RRQRL motif-containing zinc-binding protein, whose protein sequence is MAPAFGKCCDPSGATWGIPTFPWKFAPNGYATRRQLRSRGLRPDGQPIAAQVMRRSRHRKSGVLVAYLYRIDRAKPVRPITAGKSAALAKAMRARRTCPACRLDAGDVIPTSLGMCVPCAYPEEQRAA, encoded by the coding sequence ATGGCCCCCGCCTTCGGCAAGTGCTGCGACCCGTCCGGCGCGACCTGGGGGATACCCACGTTCCCGTGGAAGTTCGCCCCAAACGGCTACGCCACCCGCCGCCAGCTCCGCTCCCGCGGCCTACGCCCCGACGGACAGCCCATCGCCGCGCAGGTGATGCGCCGCTCCCGCCACCGCAAAAGCGGCGTGCTGGTCGCCTACCTGTACCGAATCGACCGGGCCAAGCCCGTCCGGCCCATCACCGCGGGGAAGTCGGCCGCGCTCGCCAAAGCGATGCGAGCCCGACGCACCTGCCCCGCCTGCCGACTCGACGCCGGAGACGTCATCCCGACCTCCCTCGGCATGTGCGTCCCCTGCGCCTACCCCGAAGAACAGCGCGCTGCCTGA